GCGATCGCGACCGCTTCCCGCCAGGGCAGAGGCCCGTCCGCGAGGCGCCGGCGGAGGTTCTCTCCCTCGAGCAACTCCGTCACCGCGTACCAGATCTCTCCTTCGCGGCCGAAATCGTGGATGTCGAGGACGTTGGGATGAGCGAGCGAGGCGATGGCGCGCGCTTCGCGTTCGAACCGGGCGACGACCGCCGGGTTGCGGGCGAGCTCCTGCGGGGGGATCTTGATCGCGACCTCGCGCCTCAAGCGCGTATCGAGGGCCCGATACACCTCTCCCATTCCTCCCGCTCCGATCGGCGAGAGGATCTCGTAGGGGCCCAACCGCGTCCCCGCAGGCAGCGTCACCGAGCACCTGCCTCTCTCGCGAGAGGGAAGAAATGGATGAGCTCTACATCATGTACCCGGGCGGACCGCGCTACGGCAACGATTTCGTCAGCGATGCGTAGAGCGCGTTGCCTCCCTTCTCGGTCCGGCCGGCTCCGTTCGATCGAAGGACCCCGAAATTGCGCGACCAGGCGAGCTCCATGCTCATCCGCCAGGGCAGGCCGCTCGTCACCGCGGCCGTGACGGCGGGAAGGGGCTCCATGCGCGTCCGGAGACCTCCGTCCTCGTTCCGCCGGGCGCGGTCGACCCAGGCGAGCGTCCCGCGGGCCTGCAGGTAGAGGAAGAATGCCGCCTGGTATCGATATTCGAAATTCGCGACGGCGTATCGCGTCGGACGGAACTCGTCGGCCGCCGCGCCGGGGACGACGGGCCGCGAGAGCGACTCCCAGTCCCCCGCATTGGAGAATCCGTCGAGCCGCGGTGCGGAGAAGCGATCGAGGCCGCTCCCCGTGGCGGCATACGCGGAGACGATCGCCCGATGGCGCTCTCCCGCGGTAAACGGGAGCGGCGCGGCCGCCAGGATGTATCCGGAGATCGACGTCCAGCGCCGGCCGTCCGCGGCGCGGACTTCTCCCGAGGCTCCCCCGCCCCAGTCCTTCCATCCGCTGCGATCTCCCGCGCGCGCGTCGAGCCCTGCGGCCCACCCCACGTGCGGCAGCTCGAGGAGGTTCCGCACGAGGGTATCGGCACGGATCCGGAGGTGAGCCCGCGATTCGAAGGAATCGGCCGGCAGCACGAAATCGGAAGCGGTCTCACCCGTGCGCGCGAACCACAGGTATCCCGGCTCGAACGTGAGAGCGGCCTCGACGAAGTTGTCCTGCAGGCCGGGCGCGAGCCCTCGGCGCCACCCGATGCCGAGGCCACCGCGGACGGAGCGGAACTTGAGCGTGGCGGGAGTGTCCCGAACGCCCTCGATCGAATCGGAGAACGACCAGGGGAGGGTCGATGTCTCGAGCGTGCCGACCGCTTCCCACCGGCTGCTCGAAAAGCCGCGGTTGTATCGGATGGAGTTGGCGACGATCGCGATCTCCGCCCGCAGGAGCTCGCGCCGCTCCGGGTGATTGCGCCAGAGGAAGAGCTCGCCCGCCGGGACCTCGCGGTGATCGTCCGGGCCGCCGGGAACGGAGAGGAGCGCCCCGCCCACCCAGGAGAGCTCCTTTCGATCCCGGGCGGGCACGTCGATCGGAATGCCGAGGAACCTGCCCGAGCACGCCTCGCCGGCCCGGGGAGTCGCATCCTGAGCCGGAAGAGACGCCGGCCCGAGCCCGACCGTTCCCGCGAGAAGAAGGAGGAAAACGATCGGGCCGCGTGCCCTTCGACGCGGCGCGGGGACTCGCGTCATCGC
Above is a window of Thermoanaerobaculia bacterium DNA encoding:
- a CDS encoding protein kinase translates to MTLPAGTRLGPYEILSPIGAGGMGEVYRALDTRLRREVAIKIPPQELARNPAVVARFEREARAIASLAHPNVLDIHDFGREGEIWYAVTELLEGENLRRRLADGPLPWREAVAIA